caataaaaattatcagttggaattattagaaaaaataaaagagtgtgaaataattacttgttatgcagtaatggagaatatgttggagtcttggagatgctttgtctgatttattcctgtaatgtaatattccatccatggaaaagtgcaaagttccctccatagcaagctgtatgtagggtgtcacagttgtcaatggctacttcccatcctctcagtgaaaatggtccaaatgctctgtcacagcacggctaatcatctgtcggtcctcaatcaggttggaatagaaaccaatgattcttttgtgtctgtcactaacgcccagccttcaggagtttgaagctcgtcacaatcattcaatcctggaatcctactcggaataccacggacaaggtttagactttctggattctcatgaatgcggccatcaatctagcttataccacaaagattctgattaaagaatctaagataagctcattcaatctgatgtagaacggaggtggttttcagacacacgttcatggattgaggaaggtgatgagtgtcatggatcatcaccttcttcataattaagcgcgaatgaacatcttagataggaacacacacgtttgaatggagaaatagaaacaattgcattaattcatcgagacgctgcagagctcctcacccccaacaatggagtttagagactcatgccgtcaaagtgtataaaattcatatctgaaaatgtcatgaggtacaaagtaatcctctaaaagttgtttaaatagtaaactagtagcctaggtttacagaaaataagtaaactaagataattggtgcagaaatccacttctggggcccacttggtgtgtactggggctaagactaaagcttctcacgtgcttgggctgtttctggagttgaacgccaggttgtgacgtgttttgggcgttgaactccaacttgtaacctgtttctggcgctggacgccagacagctgcatgatactggcgttgaacgccagtttacgtcgtctatcttcgtgcaaagtatggactattatatattactggaaagccctggatgtctactttctaacgccgctgagagcacgccaattggacttctgtaactccagaaaatccatttcgagtgcagagaggtcagaatccagcaacatcagcagtcttttttcagcctaactcagatttttgctcaactccctcaatttcagccagaaaatacctgaaatcacagaaaaacataaaaactcatagtaaagtccagaaatatgatttttgcctaaaaactaataatattctactaaaaactaactaaaacatgctaaaatctacatgaaattacccccaaaaagcgtataaaatatccgctcatcaatgaccATCTTCTGGTGAGTTGTCTGCCATTACtggttgatctctcgggtccccggtaacggcgccaatgttacgttGAGTAACTGGAGATTAATGGACTAGACTCGGtaggttggcccaatcgtctgAGGAAGGAAGCCTTCAAGCAGGTTTGCGCCTCTGTggcctccgtccgacttgtgagtGTGAGagaatgggggtggtacctgcaaagacactccgatgcctaagtcagcaagggtgtgAGCAGCTCAAAAAAGTattgggacttagagatacctaaggggtgtcagtgtatttatagtggtgaaccaataaccaccgttggagtagttccaccttttaaggtggataaccgtccctttatcttagggaggttacgaTATGGCTCCTAGAAGTggattgagagattttaggggcagttattatctgccagctaatctctgCTTCCGACTTTGTTAGGGCAAGTTGTGGGGAGTACCGATTTCTTATAGGAAGGTCGGTATACTGTGAGGCTCAACCTTGTAGTTTGGACCTGtcgtttggacctgggccttaaCGTTGGGCCAGAATATGAACACAACCTATATTTTGTggtttcaaaaaaataaaaaggtacATGGGTAAAACGCATCAGGTTGcatgtttataaaaaaatattaaaatactaaatataacCTATATTTTGCatgttttgaattaaaaaaaaaaacaaatcgcTATCTGTTTTTTGTATTGATATTATATTAGTGTAATTCTTTTATACATATTCATTTCAACATCAACCTCTATATttcttttcatataaaaaaaattagctacCGTGGTCACACACATCACAAACCATTCGCATTTCTCAAGACTAATAAAGGAACTTTTTAGATTGTGCTTATTTtctactaattaattttatagtCATGCTACACATCCATGTAATTTTGTATCCAAATCCATCCAAGTTAGcccaacataaaaaaaatctaataccATTAAATGAAACGTGAAATACACGTGCTCAACACACAGAAATTGCTCTTGCCcaacgcttcttcttcttcttcttctcacgcTCGTTTACGCACGGagcgtcttcttctttttcttcgccttcttctttacgttcctcctcctcctcctcctcctcctcattctcctccttctttttgtgttccttcttcttcatgtGTTTTCTCCTTAttgtcattcttttgttgttgttgctgttgtatttttttgtctttttctccttctctctctctctggtgaagaagcagtagaaggtgaGGAGGAAAAATTTTGAACTGTGCAGAACAAAAATGAACCAAACATGTtattatggtgaaacaattgtatagtactaaatgaatggaacattatccattatataaattcaaattcgaaCATCTTtttgcataatgaaccgaacacatACTCATGGTGAaataattgtatagtactgaatgaacgaaacataatccattatataaatttaaattcaaacagctttctgcataatgaaccgaacatgtCATTATAGTGAaataattgtatagtactgaatgaacgaaacataatccattatataaaatcaaattcaaatagattatgcataatgaaccgaactcatggtgaaacaattgtatagtactgagtgaacaaaacataatccattatataaaatcaaattcaaacagtttttcgcataatgaaccgaacacgtacttatggtgaaacaattgtatagtactaagtgaacaaaacataatccattatataaaatcaaattcaaacagtttTTCGCATAATAAACCGAACGCctactcatggtgaaacaattgtatagaactgagtgaacgaaacataatccattatataaaatcaaattcaaatagctCTGTCTATAATttacatattatcaattcaattcaatttaattcagtACATCTCCGTCTattcaattcaaatcaattcaattcaattcaaattagtaATTgcattctattcaattcgattcaaaattgaataatccaaATTTCGTCAGTTTGATTCGTTTCAGAAGAATAATCCAAATCGctctcattcaactgatttgaagttgagTCATTCATTACTTCGATTTAAAAGtgcagatcgaagaagaaaacgaagaagaataggaagaaGATAAATGCAACGTAATCAGATCAAAAGAAGAAAACGATAAGATGAACGCGACCAGAAGAGAACGAAGAAGGCAATGTAGATCAATAAGGAAGAACGCgagcgaagaagaagaagaaggaggaggaggaggtttATGTTGCAGCAGAAGGTTTACTTGAGCAAAGCTTTAGGTTGCAGCATGTTATATGTAGCGTGTGTATGACAAACGAGTGAGGGTGGGAGAGGAGCGCGTCTGACCAATATTGCTTGAATAACTTGAATGTATTTTTTCCATGAATGTAGagtattattgttaattttaatatgtaaaatatatttaaaatttaaacattgtaaataattaaaattttaataaatcttatacaattattgaattttatcCTATCATATTAACCAAACCATCTCTGTGTTACTGAGTTGACTAGGGTTTGTGAGTACTCCAACAGGCTAGGTAATgcaattttctctctctctctctccatttttTGGTTATAATCGCAACTCGTTAGGTTTGCGGAAAAATCTTTAGTGGCAGCACCTCAAACACCAAACCTGGCAATAAGGTACTTTAcccctattattattattattattaaatcaaatcaaaagttGTCTTCAGAACATTCACTCACCTCCCTTGGTTCTTGGATCTTCGCTTTTTCCTTTCCATCGCTATTGCTGAACGAGGCAGAGAAACAGAGAGAAAATCGTAACCCTAATCCGATTTCAAACAAGAGCAATGGAATCTGCGTCTCGAAGAAGTGGAGGAGGCATCTTCGAAGCCCTTTACAAGGTCCTCATGCGCCGCAATTCCGTCTATGTCACCTTCGTCATCGCCGGCGCTTTCGTCGGTGAACGGGTATCTCTTTCATTCCCTTCGCTTCAGTTGCAGTATCCGATGCTTTATAGTAATTGTTGAAATCCAGCTTTGTAGGAGGGTGAATTTTATCTGGCGGTTAAGGGAATCCATCTTTCAATTGCCACTTTATATGATTTATTGTTGTAATTATTcagttcttttttgttttctttttgttttttttttcttctgaatgAATTTATGACTTTCATTGTGCAAGTTTATTCACATTTGAAGCtctgatttttgtttttggttctTCCATGTTTATTTAAGATCTGTTTCTGCGGTTGGAATTGCTGAATGATTCTGTTATTGGGTTGCAGGCTGTGGATTATGGAGTTCACAAGCTCTGGGAGCACAATAATGTTGGGGTAATATGCCTGCCTCACTTATGTTATGCCTTGTGGTTTATCTGTTGATTTTACTTGGATGCCTTGTCATGTGCTGCTTGCTTATTTGTGACGATGATATATTGGATCTACGATGAAACTTGGACGGGGTATTTTTTTTGTAGGTCATGTTTACATATCTTGTTAATAGCTTTGGCTTTATTAAGATAACAAGTTCTTTGTATGGTATATCCGTTAAAATGGATTAAGCTTATGCAATATCTTCTGTCTATTCTATACCAATGCTCTACTCAGTGGAATAAAACTTGATTGTGCTTGTACTatggttattaatttattagtatcTCCTGATTCTGCAAATACACTTCATAGGCCAGTAATTCATAAATACTAATTGGAATTAGCTAGTATTGCTTCAAAGTTTTTTGGGAAAATACTAAATGCCTTTGAGTTGATTCTGCAGCATCTAAACAGACAAGGAGCATCAAAACTGGTGGGATGTTTTAGGGTGTGTTTGGCTTGTGTTTTTACCtcctgttttctttttttttcttcacaaaattcTGAAAACAGAAATAACTGAAAATTAcaatagaaaatgaaaacacaaACCAAACGAACAGATTTCCTTTATTATGAAGTCTGGAAGAATAAGGAGACTACGCATTTGTTGGCTTAATTCATCAGTTTTTTGCAGTGTTTATGTTTTCTATCAGTACAAAGATATTGccattgaattctaaattatatAATTGGTCTGTTTTTGTGTGAAACAGAACTTATTAATTGCTCTTTGTTGCTTTTGTGGTTCTTAAATTCTCTGTCTTACTAATATCTTGGCATATTTATCATTTGGGATTCGAGTTATCTACCTTCCAGTTTGCTACTTTATCATGTCAGCTGATAGCGTTTGCACATTGCCATTGAattcaatttatacaaatattgATTAATTGTTTACAGTTTTACTGTCACTTTTGCAATTTATTCATCATGTTGTTTGGAGATGATGCAATCTTGACAGGTGTATCTTGCATTGAACAGTATCAAATTGTATTATCTAAGTTTTGTTAATAACTTTATCCATATGTATTGCTTAGTGTATTGGTAGGCATTAGCCATCGCCTCAAACATGTGCTCAAACATACCCTATATACACTCCTCACCTAGTCACTTGCTCTATATCTGTGGCGGCCCTGTGGCCTTACATTTTCTTTGTCTTGAGAACACAGAAACTCATCATTTGCTATGTCTTTGGCACATGATTGACCTTGCTATCATAATTTACCTCTTTCTTAAAAGAGGATAAATAAAATGGTCACATAATCCATTATTATATTGTTAGGCAGAccattttttcataattaatgATCAACTAAGGAGGTTCTTTGTAAACGGAGTAACTTCTATTTTCAAGATGATCAAATACCGAGTAGAAATGCCATTGTTGATATGAGTCAAAAGTGGCTATCATAAAATTTGGCCTTGGCTTACGTGCTGTTGATGGGGCTTGTTAGTTGAGAGGGAAGGAGAATGAAATGAATGAGGGAGATCATTGTGTAATGCACTTATGGCGGGCTAACTATTTGGGTTGAATGTTTAGGGCATGTGCCCATTTCGTATTTTCATTTGTTTTCCTTTATTCTATGTTTTCACAGAAGTTTAGTGGTAGTATGTATGTGAGATAATTATGGAAAATTTGTTCCATCAATTCCATCCATGCCAATGAATATCTAATTATCAAGCATTGTTTAAGAGTTGTGGTTTTCATGATAGAGTGATGGCTACTTCTACTGTCAAACTTTTTCAGTATTTTTAACCAATTATATTTTCTTATGCAGAAACGATATGAAGATATTTCTGTGCTAGGGCAAAGGCAATCCGAAGAGTGAATTGTTGGACCATCTTTTAGCTATTTTGAGGTTTATTATTCATGGAATTTGAATTGAACATCATGAGCTGGAAGTAGCTTCTTTTTTTGCTAATAAGTATCTGATAGTCTTGTGCTTTGCTAAAACTGCTCACTGGAAATATAGAAACATTGAACCAGTTCAAAgctatgtattttttttttctacaatTTGGAAAGAAAACATTGTGTTATTGAAATCTTTGGCTTCAGTGTtgaattatcttaatttttgaagatttaggaATAAGAAAGTACTTTCTGTCTAAATATGTCACCCATTCCTTACTTTTCATCGCactcaaatatttattacaaaaaaaaaaaattcttttaggGGAAGCTTGAATGTTCGGGATTTACTATTTGACAATTGGGTTTGCTAATCATACTGAATgcattgtgtgtgtgtgtgtatatatataatatggttGCTACATTATCCAATCATTATATAACGAATATCAGTTATTACTATATAAGTTTAATATCAATTAAATACGTTTAATTTGATATACCGATGGTGTAagtttttagttatttaattgtCTCTTGTTATGCATATGTAAATGTAATTAAAGGACTAATGGATAAGCAAAGATATAGAAAACACCTAACTTGTACTTTGTTGTCATTTGTCATATCTTCACAAGTTTCTTTGCCTATAAAGTCAATGGCAGCtttaacatcatcatcatcactagtaacacaacaacaattaatcacagtaattgaagaaaaagagagagaaaagagaagagagggggAGGGGACCTAAAAGATTTGTGATTCTAATCTGAGAGAGAGACATATAGGAATAACAGGGCGACGGAGAGGGGAGGAGTTGCTTCTGTCATCACCTTTTGCTCAGCTTGCTATTTTAGTTCTGTCCCAACTCTATTGTTGTCGTGTTCTATATCGCTATTGGAGCTTCAATCCCACCTCTGCTCAACGTTGTTGTTCTTCCACGGTCTTTCATCTGTCATGATGAGACAGACACGGAGAGAGTCCATGGAAGTCTAACGGAATATGTATATAGGAGTTATTgtcatttatatattttgagatttttttgttaaaatagttaTGTATTAAGAGTTAAAATGACTATTCAATCTTTATGAACTAAATCCTCGTAGTAGTATCTGAGATTCACAACTTATACTATTTTAATccctcaaatttaaaattaactatattaATTAACGAGATCAAGTTTTAGACAACATATTAGTGATATTAGTGCCTGGACCATTTCCAGCGTTTAAGTCAACGAATAAAATGTGGAGTTAGTTCTAACTTACCATGCTAGACACAATATTAAATgatgtttgtttattttaatactTAAACAAGATAAAAACGAGGTCGTTTTAAAGAATGAGGGGAAATAAAACGGTTTGCACATTATATAAACTCTTCTTCGTCTTCTCATTTTGCTGTTTTATATTGGACTCCATAGCCATTTATTAGAAGATATATCTTACATGTCTTTAGTAGCATTCTGTAAATGTAACGATTTAATAAATCTAATTTCGAGCCCTCCGTAATGGGATTGGTAATTTGGTAGAGTAGAAGTTCATATTCGTATTCACTGCaaataaatttactaaaatacgaTTGCTCGGTTATCTCCTGCATCATCACTCTACGAAACTATACATGTTGCACGGTATTTTGCATAACATCTCAAgtgttaaatttattaatttttggatGAAAACTTCAGTCATCAAGATTTTGGAATGAAAAGTCTATACAAGCCAATAAGCCTCGTTAACAAATCCTCATTGTTGACAGGCTAAGAAAATGCCTTATTACTAATACAGTTCCATGTTACATCGATATAATTATACAAACAATAAATTTAATCTATAGTTCGACCAATCAATATCTGA
This portion of the Arachis duranensis cultivar V14167 chromosome 6, aradu.V14167.gnm2.J7QH, whole genome shotgun sequence genome encodes:
- the LOC107493971 gene encoding cytochrome b-c1 complex subunit 9, mitochondrial encodes the protein MESASRRSGGGIFEALYKVLMRRNSVYVTFVIAGAFVGERAVDYGVHKLWEHNNVGKRYEDISVLGQRQSEE